In Acidobacteriota bacterium, the following proteins share a genomic window:
- a CDS encoding class IV adenylate cyclase: MKNIEIKCPVLRFDAVRRALDALGAVRQTPVLQQVDWYFSVPHGRLKLRQANGGPGELLFYVRPSRRGRRLSVYGRSPVPDVSGMRSLLRTALGESACIRKSREVWLFRNARIHLNRVSRLGTFVEIEVEVRRGPRQARALMDMLISTLRLSPAASIGGSYADMKLVRFLRSTESS, translated from the coding sequence GTGAAGAACATCGAGATCAAGTGTCCGGTCCTCCGCTTCGACGCGGTGCGGCGCGCGCTCGACGCGCTGGGCGCGGTCCGGCAGACGCCGGTCCTGCAACAGGTTGACTGGTACTTTTCCGTCCCGCATGGCAGGCTCAAGCTGAGGCAGGCCAACGGCGGACCGGGGGAGTTGCTGTTCTACGTCCGGCCGTCCCGGCGAGGCCGCCGGCTCAGCGTGTATGGCCGATCACCAGTTCCCGACGTGTCGGGGATGAGAAGTCTGCTGAGGACGGCGCTCGGGGAATCGGCCTGCATTCGGAAGAGCCGGGAGGTCTGGCTCTTCCGCAACGCCCGGATTCATCTGAATCGCGTGAGCCGACTCGGCACGTTCGTCGAAATCGAGGTCGAGGTCCGGCGCGGGCCCCGCCAGGCACGCGCATTGATGGACATGCTCATCAGCACACTGCGATTGTCACCGGCCGCGTCGATCGGCGGGTCGTACGCCGATATGAAGCTGGTCAGATTCTTACGAAGTACGGAATCGTCATGA
- a CDS encoding deoxynucleoside kinase gives MGQNFHIGIMGNLFSGKTTLMQALARDPYKQDLEALLGGAELCTFSERVDKGSLIDECLALFYHDRVSNIFATELAFLHMRTIQQREIRHLMTRESTRGVIIVEDRPFIDGPEVFVKRMIESAEMPSAHAKLYRTLFHQTLRNEHIRLPDLTVYLRTEPGLLERRRAKRAAEGDGYAETITEDYLRQIHDSYERVAANWKRTLLDYQEHAIVPPDADLLTLPAEIDMGEHPDYVHVAAGTIREKVRRMIASRQRGQ, from the coding sequence ATGGGGCAGAACTTTCATATCGGCATTATGGGCAACCTGTTCTCGGGCAAGACGACCCTGATGCAGGCGCTCGCGCGCGATCCGTACAAGCAGGATCTCGAGGCGCTGCTGGGCGGCGCCGAGCTGTGCACGTTCTCGGAGCGCGTGGATAAGGGCTCGCTGATCGACGAGTGCCTGGCGCTGTTCTATCACGATCGCGTGTCGAACATTTTCGCCACGGAACTGGCGTTCCTGCACATGCGCACCATCCAGCAACGCGAGATCCGCCATCTCATGACGCGAGAGAGCACACGGGGCGTGATCATCGTCGAGGACCGGCCGTTTATCGACGGCCCCGAGGTCTTCGTCAAGCGCATGATCGAGTCGGCCGAGATGCCGTCCGCCCATGCCAAGCTGTACCGCACACTGTTTCACCAGACGCTGCGCAACGAGCACATCCGTCTGCCCGACTTGACGGTGTACCTCCGCACCGAGCCCGGCCTGCTGGAACGGCGGCGTGCCAAGCGGGCGGCCGAGGGCGACGGCTACGCCGAGACGATCACGGAAGACTACTTGCGACAGATCCACGACAGCTATGAACGCGTTGCGGCCAATTGGAAGCGCACGCTGCTCGATTATCAGGAGCACGCCATCGTGCCCCCCGATGCCGACCTCCTCACGCTGCCGGCCGAGATTGATATGGGCGAGCACCCCGACTACGTGCACGTGGCGGCGGGGACCATCCGCGAGAAGGTCCGCCGCATGATCGCGTCACGCCAGCGGGGCCAGTGA
- a CDS encoding penicillin acylase family protein, producing MKHSRLLRLTLCLVLAGLVTSPLASAGKTEILWDRYGVPHIYAADRDGMFYAHGWAQMQSQANLLLRLYGESRGRAAEYWGPTYLELDRWLQLNGVPDRARVWYDAQDPTFRKYLDEFARGINDYGKAHPEAIDPACLVVLPVSGVDVVGHSLRVVHYMYMASRSRMQREVNAALRSGAAPVVPPADEKELTPGSNTWAIGPPHSASGNSMLIINPHLSWGDTFYRYMEVHLVGPNYDLYGAPQIGFPVPVVGFNRHAGWARTVNTIDTVDFFRLTVKDGQYLFDGTLRPFERETRTLKIRQPDGSAREETLDIRRSLHGPVVFDDKGLTVAMRVAGLDRPRMLEQWFRMGEATTLEQFKSALRMMSVPMWNANFADDQGHIMFTFDGLVPRRKGHDYAYWSQLVPGDTSDTMWTDYIPVDQLPRATDPASGWTANTNEPPWTMTFPQLDRAKYPPFVAPTGETLPQMRTLRSLRMITEDSKISFDQLLAKKHSTRMELADKVLPDLLAAAKGGTEAARVLDKWDRQTEVDSRGGVLFQMFVDKYFTGQQGIASRLRVKYDPAHPLDSAYGLADAASALTALDAAADECRRVYGALDVKWGDVYRFASGKADLPGNGGAGASGVFRTISYTRKEGNRSYAAHGETFVCAIEFARQQKALCALSYGNASQPGSPHLEDQLPLMVARTLHPVWRDKAQVEANLEKRERF from the coding sequence ATGAAGCACTCCAGACTCCTTCGCCTCACCCTGTGCCTCGTCCTCGCGGGGCTCGTCACCTCCCCGCTCGCGTCTGCCGGTAAGACCGAGATCCTGTGGGATCGCTACGGCGTCCCCCACATCTACGCCGCTGACCGGGACGGCATGTTCTACGCCCACGGATGGGCGCAGATGCAGAGCCAGGCCAACCTCCTGCTGCGGCTCTACGGCGAATCACGAGGGCGCGCGGCGGAGTACTGGGGCCCCACCTATCTCGAACTTGACCGATGGCTGCAACTGAACGGCGTCCCGGACCGCGCGCGGGTCTGGTACGACGCGCAGGACCCGACATTCCGCAAGTACCTGGATGAGTTCGCGCGGGGCATCAACGATTACGGCAAGGCACATCCCGAGGCCATCGATCCCGCGTGCCTCGTCGTGCTTCCCGTCTCCGGCGTCGACGTGGTCGGTCATTCGCTCCGGGTCGTGCACTACATGTACATGGCCTCACGCAGCCGCATGCAGCGCGAGGTGAACGCCGCGCTCAGATCAGGGGCGGCTCCCGTCGTGCCTCCTGCTGATGAGAAAGAGCTGACGCCAGGGTCGAACACCTGGGCCATCGGACCGCCGCACTCGGCGAGCGGCAATTCGATGCTCATCATCAACCCGCATCTCTCGTGGGGCGACACGTTCTACCGCTACATGGAAGTGCACCTGGTTGGCCCGAACTACGACCTGTACGGCGCCCCGCAGATCGGGTTCCCGGTTCCGGTCGTCGGGTTCAACCGGCACGCGGGCTGGGCACGGACGGTCAATACGATCGACACCGTGGATTTCTTCCGGCTGACGGTGAAGGACGGGCAGTATCTCTTCGACGGCACGCTGCGGCCCTTCGAGCGTGAGACCCGGACGCTCAAGATCAGACAACCGGACGGATCGGCTCGCGAGGAGACGCTGGACATCCGGCGCAGCCTTCACGGCCCGGTGGTGTTCGACGACAAGGGTCTGACGGTGGCCATGCGCGTCGCCGGGCTCGATCGCCCGCGCATGCTCGAACAATGGTTCCGCATGGGCGAGGCAACGACGCTGGAGCAATTCAAGAGCGCGTTGCGCATGATGAGCGTGCCGATGTGGAACGCCAATTTCGCGGACGATCAGGGCCACATCATGTTCACGTTCGACGGACTGGTCCCGCGGCGAAAGGGGCACGACTACGCCTACTGGTCGCAGCTCGTGCCGGGCGACACATCCGATACGATGTGGACCGACTACATCCCCGTCGATCAGTTGCCCAGAGCGACCGATCCGGCGAGCGGCTGGACGGCCAACACGAACGAGCCGCCCTGGACGATGACGTTTCCGCAGCTCGACCGCGCGAAGTACCCGCCGTTTGTCGCGCCGACGGGCGAGACGCTGCCCCAGATGCGGACGCTTCGATCTCTGCGGATGATCACCGAGGATTCCAAGATCAGCTTCGATCAACTGCTCGCCAAGAAGCATTCGACGCGGATGGAACTCGCCGACAAGGTCCTGCCTGATTTGCTGGCCGCCGCCAAGGGCGGCACCGAAGCCGCGCGCGTGCTCGACAAATGGGATCGTCAGACCGAAGTGGACAGCCGCGGCGGCGTGCTCTTCCAGATGTTCGTCGACAAGTACTTCACCGGGCAGCAGGGCATCGCCAGCAGGTTGAGAGTCAAGTACGATCCCGCGCACCCGCTCGACTCGGCCTATGGCCTGGCCGACGCCGCGTCCGCGCTGACCGCGCTGGACGCCGCAGCCGACGAGTGCCGGCGGGTCTACGGCGCGCTCGACGTCAAGTGGGGCGACGTGTACCGCTTCGCCAGCGGCAAGGCCGATCTGCCTGGAAACGGCGGCGCCGGCGCGTCGGGCGTCTTCCGTACGATTTCGTACACTCGCAAGGAAGGCAATCGCTCCTATGCCGCGCATGGCGAGACCTTCGTCTGCGCGATTGAATTCGCCCGGCAACAGAAGGCCCTGTGCGCCCTCAGCTACGGCAATGCGAGTCAGCCAGGCTCGCCACACCTGGAAGACCAACTTCCCCTGATGGTCGCGAGGACGCTCCACCCGGTCTGGCGCGACAAGGCGCAGGTCGAGGCCAATCTCGAGAAGCGGGAGAGGTTCTGA